From Oreochromis aureus strain Israel breed Guangdong linkage group 4, ZZ_aureus, whole genome shotgun sequence, a single genomic window includes:
- the stat3 gene encoding signal transducer and activator of transcription 3 isoform X2 — MAQWNQLQQLETRYLEQLYHLYSDSFPMELRQFLAPWIESQDWAYAANKESHATLVFHNLLGEIDQQYSRFLQENNVLYQHNLRRIKQHLQSKYLEKPMDIARIVARCLWEEQRLLQTATSATQDGQAAHPTGTVVTEKQQILEHNLQDIRKRVQDMEQKMKMLENLQDDFDFNYKTLKSQGELSQDLNGNSQAAATRQKMAQLEQMLSALDQLRRQIVTEMGGLLTAMDYVQKNLTDEELADWKRRQQIACIGGPPNICLDRLETWITSLAESQLQIRQQIKKLEELQQKVSYKGDPIIQHRPALEEKIVDLFRNLMKSAFVVERQPCMPMHPDRPLVIKTGVQFTNKVRLLVKFPELNYQLKIKVCIDKESGDVAAIRGSRKFNILGTNTKVMNMEESNNGSLSAEFKHLTLREQRCGNGGRTNSDASLIVTEELHLITFETEVYHQGLKIDLETHSLPVVVISNICQMPNAWASILWYNMLTNHPKNVNFFTKPPVGTWDQVAEVLSWQFSSTTKRGLTIEQLTTLAEKLLGPCVNYSGCQITWAKFCKENMAGKGFSFWVWLDNIIDLVKKYILALWNEGYIMGFISKERERAILSPKPPGTFLLRFSESSKEGGITFTWVEKDISGKTQIQSVEPYTKQQLNSMSFADIIMGYKIMDATNILVSPLVYLYPDIPKEEAFGKYCRPEAAPEAEMGGDSTSTIQPYLKTKFICVTPTNSGNTSDLFPMSPRTLDSLMHNEAEATPGHMDSLTLEMDVASPM, encoded by the exons ATGGCCCAGTGGAACCAGTTACAGCAGCTGGAGACCAGGTACCTGGAGCAACTCTACCACTTGTACAGTGACAGCTTCCCCATGGAGTTACGACAGTTTCTTGCGCCTTGGATTGAGAGTCAAGACTG GGCTTACGCTGCCAATAAGGAGTCACATGCTACACTGGTGTTCCACAACCTCTTGGGAGAAATAGATCAGCAGTACAGCCGTTTCCTGCAGGAGAACAATGTGCTCTACCAGCATAACCTACGCAGGATTAAACAGCATCTGCAGAGCAAGTACTTGGAGAAACCGATGGATATTGCTCGCATTGTTGCTCGCTGTTTGTGGGAAGAACAGAGGCTGCTGCAGACTGCCACCTCTGCTACACAG GATGGCCAGGCAGCCCATCCCACTGGAACAGTAGTGACAGAGAAGCAGCAGATACTGGAGCACAATCTTCAAGACATCAGGAAGCGGGTGCAG GATATGGAACAGAAGATGAAAATGCTTGAAAACTTGCAAGATGACTTTGATTTCAATTACAAGACCCTAAAAAGCCAAGGAG AGTTGTCCCAGGATCTAAATGGAAATAGCCAGGCAGCTGCAACGAGGCAGAAGATGGCCCAGCTCGAGCAGATGCTGAGCGCCCTGGATCAGCTCAGGAGG CAAATTGTTACGGAGATGGGAGGCTTGCTGACTGCCATGGACTACGTACAGAAGAATCTGACAGATGAAGAACTGGCTGACTGGAAGAGGAGACAGCAGATTGCTTGTATTGGAGGCCCTCCAAACATCTGTCTCGATCGCCTTGAAACTTG GATTACGTCCTTGGCTGAGTCCCAGCTCCAAATTCGTCAGCAAATCAAGAAGCTGGAAGAGCTTCAACAGAAGGTGTCCTACAAAGGAGACCCCATCATTCAGCACCGGCCCGCACTTGAGGAGAAAATTGTGGACTTGTTCAGAAACCTAATGAAGAG TGCTTTTGTGGTTGAAAGACAGCCTTGCATGCCCATGCATCCGGACAGACCTCTGGTTATCAAAACAGGCGTGCAGTTCACAAATAAAGTCAG GTTACTGGTAAAGTTTCCTGAGCTCAACTACCAGCTGAAAATTAAAGTTTGCATTGATAA GGAATCTGGTGATGTGGCTGCAATTCGAGG ATCACGAAAGTTTAACATCCTCGGTACTAACACAAAAGTTATGAACATGGAGGAGTCCAACAATGGTAGCCTGTCAGCAGAGTTTAAACACTTG ACCCTGCGAGAACAAAGGTGTGGTAATGGTGGACGGACCAATAGCGAT gCCTCTCTGATTGTCACTGAGGAACTGCATCTTATCACATTTGAAACAGAGGTCTATCACCAGGGCCTGAAGATAGATCTGGAG ACCCATTCCCTGCCTGTGGTAGTTATATCAAACATCTGCCAGATGCCAAATGCCTGGGCTTCAATCCTGTGGTACAACATGCTCACTAACCACCCAAAG AACGTGAACTTCTTCACCAAACCTCCAGTGGGGACATGGGACCAGGTGGCTGAGGTGTTGAGCTGGCAGTTCTCTTCCACCACCAAGAGAGGCCTGACCATTGAACAGCTCACCACATTGGCTGAGAAATTACTAG GACCATGTGTCAACTACTCTGGATGCCAAATCACCTGGGCCAAGTTCTGTAAG GAAAACATGGCAGGCAAAGGCTTCTCCTTCTGGGTGTGGCTTGACAACATTATTGACCTGGTGAAAAAGTACATTCTTGCATTGTGGAATGAAGG GTATATCATGGGTTTTATCAgtaaggagagggagagggctATTCTGAGTCCAAAACCTCCCGGTACCTTTCTGCTGCGCTTCAGCGAGAGCAGCAAGGAGGGGGGCATCACCTTTACATGGGTAGAGAAAGACATCAGTG GAAAGACCCAGATCCAGTCAGTGGAGCCTTACACCAAGCAGCAGCTCAACAGCATGTCGTTTGCTGACATCATCATGGGCTACAAGATTATGGATGCCACCAACATCCTGGTTTCACCTCTTGTCTACCTATATCCTGATATTCCCAAAGAGGAAGCCTTTGGGAAATACTGCAGGCCAGAAGCAGCTCCTGAAGCCGAGATGGGAGGAGACTCAACGAGCA CTATTCAGCCTTATTTGAAGACAAAGTTTATCTGCGTTACCCC caCAAACTCTGGAAACACCAGTGACCTGTTCCCCATGTCACCCCGGACCCTTGACTCCCTGATGCACAACGAAGCTGAAGCTACTCCAGGGCATATGG ATTCACTCACTTTGGAAATGGATGTAGCATCGCCTATGTGA
- the stat3 gene encoding signal transducer and activator of transcription 3 isoform X1, whose protein sequence is MAQWNQLQQLETRYLEQLYHLYSDSFPMELRQFLAPWIESQDWAYAANKESHATLVFHNLLGEIDQQYSRFLQENNVLYQHNLRRIKQHLQSKYLEKPMDIARIVARCLWEEQRLLQTATSATQDGQAAHPTGTVVTEKQQILEHNLQDIRKRVQDMEQKMKMLENLQDDFDFNYKTLKSQGELSQDLNGNSQAAATRQKMAQLEQMLSALDQLRRQIVTEMGGLLTAMDYVQKNLTDEELADWKRRQQIACIGGPPNICLDRLETWITSLAESQLQIRQQIKKLEELQQKVSYKGDPIIQHRPALEEKIVDLFRNLMKSAFVVERQPCMPMHPDRPLVIKTGVQFTNKVRLLVKFPELNYQLKIKVCIDKESGDVAAIRGSRKFNILGTNTKVMNMEESNNGSLSAEFKHLTLREQRCGNGGRTNSDASLIVTEELHLITFETEVYHQGLKIDLETHSLPVVVISNICQMPNAWASILWYNMLTNHPKNVNFFTKPPVGTWDQVAEVLSWQFSSTTKRGLTIEQLTTLAEKLLGPCVNYSGCQITWAKFCKENMAGKGFSFWVWLDNIIDLVKKYILALWNEGYIMGFISKERERAILSPKPPGTFLLRFSESSKEGGITFTWVEKDISGKTQIQSVEPYTKQQLNSMSFADIIMGYKIMDATNILVSPLVYLYPDIPKEEAFGKYCRPEAAPEAEMGGDSTSTIQPYLKTKFICVTPCPSVFMDLPDSELLGNGFPGTNSGNTSDLFPMSPRTLDSLMHNEAEATPGHMDSLTLEMDVASPM, encoded by the exons ATGGCCCAGTGGAACCAGTTACAGCAGCTGGAGACCAGGTACCTGGAGCAACTCTACCACTTGTACAGTGACAGCTTCCCCATGGAGTTACGACAGTTTCTTGCGCCTTGGATTGAGAGTCAAGACTG GGCTTACGCTGCCAATAAGGAGTCACATGCTACACTGGTGTTCCACAACCTCTTGGGAGAAATAGATCAGCAGTACAGCCGTTTCCTGCAGGAGAACAATGTGCTCTACCAGCATAACCTACGCAGGATTAAACAGCATCTGCAGAGCAAGTACTTGGAGAAACCGATGGATATTGCTCGCATTGTTGCTCGCTGTTTGTGGGAAGAACAGAGGCTGCTGCAGACTGCCACCTCTGCTACACAG GATGGCCAGGCAGCCCATCCCACTGGAACAGTAGTGACAGAGAAGCAGCAGATACTGGAGCACAATCTTCAAGACATCAGGAAGCGGGTGCAG GATATGGAACAGAAGATGAAAATGCTTGAAAACTTGCAAGATGACTTTGATTTCAATTACAAGACCCTAAAAAGCCAAGGAG AGTTGTCCCAGGATCTAAATGGAAATAGCCAGGCAGCTGCAACGAGGCAGAAGATGGCCCAGCTCGAGCAGATGCTGAGCGCCCTGGATCAGCTCAGGAGG CAAATTGTTACGGAGATGGGAGGCTTGCTGACTGCCATGGACTACGTACAGAAGAATCTGACAGATGAAGAACTGGCTGACTGGAAGAGGAGACAGCAGATTGCTTGTATTGGAGGCCCTCCAAACATCTGTCTCGATCGCCTTGAAACTTG GATTACGTCCTTGGCTGAGTCCCAGCTCCAAATTCGTCAGCAAATCAAGAAGCTGGAAGAGCTTCAACAGAAGGTGTCCTACAAAGGAGACCCCATCATTCAGCACCGGCCCGCACTTGAGGAGAAAATTGTGGACTTGTTCAGAAACCTAATGAAGAG TGCTTTTGTGGTTGAAAGACAGCCTTGCATGCCCATGCATCCGGACAGACCTCTGGTTATCAAAACAGGCGTGCAGTTCACAAATAAAGTCAG GTTACTGGTAAAGTTTCCTGAGCTCAACTACCAGCTGAAAATTAAAGTTTGCATTGATAA GGAATCTGGTGATGTGGCTGCAATTCGAGG ATCACGAAAGTTTAACATCCTCGGTACTAACACAAAAGTTATGAACATGGAGGAGTCCAACAATGGTAGCCTGTCAGCAGAGTTTAAACACTTG ACCCTGCGAGAACAAAGGTGTGGTAATGGTGGACGGACCAATAGCGAT gCCTCTCTGATTGTCACTGAGGAACTGCATCTTATCACATTTGAAACAGAGGTCTATCACCAGGGCCTGAAGATAGATCTGGAG ACCCATTCCCTGCCTGTGGTAGTTATATCAAACATCTGCCAGATGCCAAATGCCTGGGCTTCAATCCTGTGGTACAACATGCTCACTAACCACCCAAAG AACGTGAACTTCTTCACCAAACCTCCAGTGGGGACATGGGACCAGGTGGCTGAGGTGTTGAGCTGGCAGTTCTCTTCCACCACCAAGAGAGGCCTGACCATTGAACAGCTCACCACATTGGCTGAGAAATTACTAG GACCATGTGTCAACTACTCTGGATGCCAAATCACCTGGGCCAAGTTCTGTAAG GAAAACATGGCAGGCAAAGGCTTCTCCTTCTGGGTGTGGCTTGACAACATTATTGACCTGGTGAAAAAGTACATTCTTGCATTGTGGAATGAAGG GTATATCATGGGTTTTATCAgtaaggagagggagagggctATTCTGAGTCCAAAACCTCCCGGTACCTTTCTGCTGCGCTTCAGCGAGAGCAGCAAGGAGGGGGGCATCACCTTTACATGGGTAGAGAAAGACATCAGTG GAAAGACCCAGATCCAGTCAGTGGAGCCTTACACCAAGCAGCAGCTCAACAGCATGTCGTTTGCTGACATCATCATGGGCTACAAGATTATGGATGCCACCAACATCCTGGTTTCACCTCTTGTCTACCTATATCCTGATATTCCCAAAGAGGAAGCCTTTGGGAAATACTGCAGGCCAGAAGCAGCTCCTGAAGCCGAGATGGGAGGAGACTCAACGAGCA CTATTCAGCCTTATTTGAAGACAAAGTTTATCTGCGTTACCCC GTGTCCCTCCGTCTTCATGGACTTGCCGGACAGTGAGCTGCTTGGGAACGGATTCCCAGG caCAAACTCTGGAAACACCAGTGACCTGTTCCCCATGTCACCCCGGACCCTTGACTCCCTGATGCACAACGAAGCTGAAGCTACTCCAGGGCATATGG ATTCACTCACTTTGGAAATGGATGTAGCATCGCCTATGTGA